A stretch of Thermotoga sp. SG1 DNA encodes these proteins:
- a CDS encoding DUF4894 domain-containing protein: MILVAMYVLFFMKTFSNPGETVIVPETIAHNLIENFNISRKSIIIDSRKVAGIAFNEENYYLCSDDGSLVSSVLNEEFFRLYPLFLEVKLEGLQLSEKGKEILSLLEPVLNSGLVSTVFFESKKVILIKGVTISFRDWRDFVNNFEMLKSQIDFLEPRSEYFLTESGILIKIRGD, encoded by the coding sequence ATGATACTTGTTGCGATGTATGTTCTGTTTTTTATGAAGACTTTTTCAAATCCTGGAGAAACAGTGATCGTTCCAGAAACGATTGCACACAATTTGATAGAAAATTTTAACATTTCCAGAAAAAGTATTATAATAGATTCGAGAAAAGTTGCTGGAATAGCCTTCAACGAGGAGAATTACTATTTGTGTTCTGACGATGGCAGTCTGGTTTCTTCTGTCTTGAACGAGGAGTTTTTCAGGCTTTACCCTTTGTTTTTAGAAGTGAAACTGGAAGGGTTGCAGCTTTCAGAGAAAGGAAAAGAGATCCTGAGTCTTTTGGAACCCGTTCTGAACAGTGGTCTTGTCTCGACCGTTTTCTTTGAGTCAAAAAAGGTGATTCTCATCAAAGGTGTTACGATTTCTTTCAGAGACTGGCGGGATTTTGTGAACAATTTCGAGATGTTGAAGTCGCAGATAGACTTTCTCGAACCAAGGAGTGAGTATTTTCTGACCGAGAGTGGTATCCTGATAAAAATAAGGGGTGATTGA